The following coding sequences are from one Octopus bimaculoides isolate UCB-OBI-ISO-001 chromosome 3, ASM119413v2, whole genome shotgun sequence window:
- the LOC128247368 gene encoding matrilin-2-like: MRFVMISPFTFLLVTLQLLLPSSSYSCEEGKADIMFVLDESSSVGQKNFETTKSFVQNVVTNLPVGSDSVHVGLLKYGFGVNEEFDLRKYEDPSSLKNAIKEVGYDGGITNTHKALDYLRTNSFTASKGDREDAPNIAILITDGKSIDKEKTKEAAERLKAAGVTVFSIGVDKAVQDELEAIASKPSSEYVFYVEDVNGLDEIKERISSDICNQVNPCENVPCENFGKCIVNNTDYYCQCPEGFQGQNCSIDTNPCKPEPCENGGRCFRRGTEFVCICPTGYEGKICSDEIDYCKDNPCENGGVCYKEGSSFVCWCQNGFQGKTCSHQINPCNSNPCENSGKCFSNGPDYICLCPPGYEGKECSEEKNPCKSNPCKNGGNCSHDHSTYNCTCQDGFEGRDCSKVDPCASSPCKNGGTCFKNGENYLCACTEDYEGENCTSGE, from the exons ATGAGGTTCGTGATGATATCGCCGTTTACTTTTCTGTTGGTGACCCTCCAGTTGTTGCTGCCATCTTCATCATact CATGTGAAGAGGGTAAAGCTGACATCATGTTTGTTTTAGACGAATCGAGTAGTGTTGGCCAAAAAAACTTTGAAACAACGAAATCCTTCGTTCAAAATGTTGTCACCAATCTTCCTGTCGGATCAGATTCCGTTCACGTAGGCCTGCTGAAATATGGCTTTGGAGTTAACGAGGAATTTGATTTACGTAAATACGAGGATCCAAGTTCATTGAAGAACGCAATAAAGGAAGTTGGTTACGACGGTGGtattacaaatacacataaagcATTAGATTATCTTCGTACGAATTCTTTTACAGCATCTAAAGGGGATAGAGAAGATGCTCCAAACATTGCAATCTTAATAACAGACGGAAAATCAATTGATAAAGAGAAGACAAAGGAAGCTGCAGAACGTTTAAAAGCTGCTGGTGTTACTGTATTTTCTATAGGAGTAGACAAAGCTGTTCAAGACGAGTTGGAAGCAATTGCTAGTAAACCAAGCTCGGAATACGTATTTTATGTAGAAGACGTTAATGGCCTTGATGAAATTAAAGAGCGTATATCATCAGATATTTGTAACC AGGTTAACCCATGTGAAAACGTACCTTGcgaaaattttggaaaatgtaTCGTAAATAATACAGACTATTATTGCCAGTGCCCCGAAGGATTTCAAGGACAAAATTGTTCCATTG ATACAAACCCCTGCAAACCCGAACCTTGTGAGAATGGTGGCAGATGTTTCAGGAGAGGCACCGAATTTGTTTGCATATGTCCAACTGGATATGAAGGGAAAATTTGTTCAGATG AAATTGACTATTGCAAAGACAATCCTTGCGAAAACGGTGGAGTATGTTACAAGGAAGGATCGAGCTTTGTATGTTGGTGCCAGAACGGATTTCAAGGCAAAACATGTAGCCATC aaattaacCCCTGCAACAGCAATCCTTGTGAAAATTCTGGAAAATGTTTCAGCAACGGACCAGACTATATTTGTCTTTGTCCACCTGGATATGAAGGCAAAGAATGTTCAGAAG AAAAAAATCCATGCAAAAGCAACCCATGTAAAAACGGAGGAAATTGTTCACATGATCACAGCACATATAATTGCACATGTCAAGATGGATTTGAAGGTCGTGATTGTTCAAAAG TTGATCCATGTGCAAGCAGTCCTTGCAAAAACGGTGGAACGTGCTTCAAAAATGGTGAAAACTACCTTTGCGCATGCACAGAGGATTATGAAGGAGAAAACTGCACTTCAGGTGAGTAA